CGGGTGCAGCAGTACAAAAGAAAGCGAAGCAAAAGAAGCGATCTCCGGGCTGGAAGTAACCTCAGGATCAGAGGCTGCCTCTCAGCCGGAAGGAGGCTCTGAAGCTGACTCTGAAGCTAGCACACTTGTACTTGGAGAGATGTGGGAAATAGACTCTGTCGATACTATTAATGGAGGTGCCGGCACCCTGATCTGTGAGAAGGCCGCAGTGACAGAAACCCTTGTTGGCGCAAATGAAGACTTCTCCCTGAAACCCGGACTTGCAACCTCCTGGGAGCAACTTGATGAAAATACCTGGGAGTTCAGGCTAAGAGATAACGTTGTCTTCCATGATGGGAGCAGGATGACTGCAGAAGAAGTAAAGTTCACGCTGGAAAAAGTCATTGAAGCAAACTCGAAAGTCGCTTCCATGCTCAAGGTCGATACTATCGAGGCAGTCGACAATTATACCCTCAAAATCAAAACCACGGAAATCAACCCAATCCTTCCCGGAATCCTCCATTACCCGGATACTGCCATAATAAGCCCTTCTTCTTTTGACGCAGCCGGAGAGTTCGTAAAGCCTGTTGGGACAGGGCCGTATAAATTTGAATCTTTTGATGAGCGGACCAGGGTCCTGACAGTCGTTAAAAATGAAAACTGGTGGGGAGGAGAAGTCGGGCTTGACAGGATGGTCCTTAGAGGGATACCTGATCCGAACACAAGAGCAATGGCAATCGAAAATGGAGAGGTAGACTTTACAGTCGATGTGCCTTACAGTGAAACGGATAGAATTGACGCTATAGATGGTATTAATGTAGAGAAGTACAGGACTCCAAGGGTTTACAAACTCGATATAAACCTGAAACATGAGCCTCTTGAAGACGTCAGGGTCAGGCAGGCGATGTCCTATGCCATTGATAGGTATGGAATCGTGGAACATGTACTCTACAACGTAGGAGAAGCTGCTGCAGGTCCCTTCCTTCCAACAATGGTCTGGGCAAATCAGAGCCTGAGCCCTTACACCAGGGACCTGGAAAAAGCCGATGAACTCCTGACAGCCGCAGGCTGGGTAGACACCGACGGGGACGGGATAAGGGATAGAGACGGAAAAACCCTCAAGCTCAACCTGATGACCTATTCCGCAAGACCAGGCCTCCCTCCAATGGCTGAAGCCATGGCTGCCCAGTTAAAGGAGGCAGGTATAGATGTAGAGACAGAGGTAATGGAAATGGGGTCAATTGATGACAGAAGGGAAAAAGGCAACTGGGACCTTTACCTTGCCGCTTACAACATTGCAATGGTTCCAGACCCCGAATATATTCTCACAAACTGGTACATAACGGATGGGCCTGACAACGGACCCGGGTACTCCAATCCGGAAGTAGACGCCCTGATAAAGGAAGCCAGACAGATCACTGACCTGGGAGAGCGTTATAAAAAATTCAATGATGTAGAAGCTATTGTGTATGAAGAACAGCCAATGATCATTGTGGCTTACTACGGCTGCGCAATTGTAAAGAAGGACTATGTAAAAGGCTATGTTTTCGACCCGACAGCGCACGACTATCGCATAAATGCAGAGATGTATCTCGAGAAATAAAAAGAAAGGAGGCTCGAAAGGGTACGGGTTCCGGACCTGTACCTGAGTTTCCTTCCACTCAAAGTAAAATGGAAAGAATGGGGTTTTGCTCTCTGTTCACATAAGGAGGAAGCATGAAATATTTCTTGAAAAGGGCAGGTTTCATGATACTTACGCTTTTTGCAGCCTGTGCTCTGACCTTTTTCCTGATGAACGTGATTCCTGGGGGCACGGCTGAGCTGATCATCAAGCATACCTTCGTGGGGCTGGAGGAGAGCGTAACCGAAGAACAGATTAACCAGGTCTCAAGCCGGTACAACCTTGATGACCCTCTTTATCTGCAATTCTTCATGTGGGTAAAAGAAGCCGTATTGAGAGGAGACATTGGAACTTCCTATGTCTTTAAGAAACCGGTCCTTTACCTCCTAACTTTGCGTCTGCCGGCAACGGTCCAGCTTGCAGGGGCAAGTATGGGGCTTTCAGTGGTTGCGGGAGTAAGCCTGGGAATTTATTCTGCCCTCCGGGAAAACCGGATTTCGGACCACGTCCTCAGGGTTATAACGCTTTTTGGAGTTTCGATGCCCGGTTTCTGGGTAGCCCTGCTCCTTATCCTGGTATTTTCCCTGAAACTGAAACTTGTTCCTGTATCAGGGTACGGGAACCTGGAAAACCTGTTTTTGCCCGCAGCAGCCCTTTCCCTCCATTCCGCTGCTGCGATTATGAGAGTCACCAGGACAAGCATGCTTGAAACTCTGGGACAGGAGTATATCAGGTTTGCAAAAGCCAAAGGGCTGCCTGTATGGAAAATCATGAGCCGGCACGCCCTTAAAAATGCCATGCTCCCTGTCATCACGGTGATCGGTTTTCAGATGGGAAGCCTGCTTGGGGGAGCGGTTGTAATTGAAAAAATCTTTGCCTGGCCGGGAATAGGAAGCCTGCTTGTTGACTCGATTTCTGCCAGGGACCTGCCCATGGTGCAGGGCTGTGTGCTTGCCATTGTTACGATGTTTCTCCTTGTGCATTTCCTTGTGGATATGCTCTATACGCATCTTGACCCACGGATAAGGTACGGCTGATATTATGGATAATGCATTTGCTGATAGGTTAAGAAAAAAAAGCTTTTTGCTGCTGGACGCTTACGGAAGCGAATTTGTAAAAAGAGTATTTCAAAGAAAAGATATGCTTTTTGCACTGGCAGCACTTCTGGTTTTTATCGGGATTGCCCTTTTTGCTCCCCTGATTTCTCCTTACGACCCCAATGCCATTGACCTGAAGAATAAGAACCTGAGCCCGTCAGGAGAGCATCTCCTGGGTACTGATTATCTCGGGAGGGACCTTTTTAGCAGGATCTTAATTGGAGCCTGGACTTCTCTTTCCATTGCCTCGGGGGTTGTGCTTACTTCCCTGTTTCTGGGAACTGCCGCGGGATGTGCAGCAGGCTATTATGGAGGGTTTGCGGACGAAAGTATCTCAAGGATTATAGACATTTTTCTCTCTTTTCCTGGCATCATCTTTGCCCTCACCATTATGGGGGTACTTGGGAGCGGGGTTTTCAACCTGATGCTTGCCCTTTCTATTGTCCACTGGGCAAAGTATGCAAGAATGATGCGGGGACAGGTCCTTTCCGTCAAAAAACAGGAGTTTATCCTTTCCGCCATAACAGGAGGAGCCGGAGATTTTCATATAATCCGCAAACATATCGTGCCCAATACAATCGCTCCTCTTCTCGTACTTGCTACAATCGACTTCGGGCATGTAATCCTCTCAATTGCCACACTGAGTTTTCTCGGAATAGGGCTGCCTGCCGATGTCCCGGAATGGGGTGCCATGCTTTCCGCAGGAAAGGAGTTTATGAGGACAGCCCCTTACCAGACGGTCTTTCCTGGGCTTGCCATAACCGTTATTGTGGTTATTTTCAGCATTCTGGGAGACGGTATGAGAGATATCCTTGACCCGAACCGTGAAGGAGGAGAAATCTATTCATGAAGGAGGGGAAATCTATTGAGCCTGCTTGAAATAAGAGACCTTTCCATAGAATTTCCTTCAGGAGAGAACACGGTAAAAGCCGTTTCTGATGTCTCTTTCGATGTAAGGGAAGGGGAGGTCTTCGGGATTATAGGAGAAAGCGGGTCAGGGAAATCAGTTATCGGACTTGCCCTGCTCAGGCTCCTGCCTGCAAATGCAACGGTTTCGGGAACAGCCTTTTTTCAGGGACAGGACCTTTTTTCCCTTAAACCCTCAGAGCTCCGGAAAATCCGGGGAAAACGGATCTCGCTTATGCCCCAGAATCCGGCTGGCGCCCTTAACCCTGTCCTGAAAAACGGGCTTCAAATGGAGGAAGTGTTCGAAGGGAACGGGAAGGAAAAAAAGGAAGGAATGAAAAAAGCTCTGAAACTGATGAAACAGCTCTTTTTGAAAGATCCAGAAAGACTTTGCGGCCTTTATCCTCACCAGTTATCCGGAGGCATGAGGCAACGGTTGATCGCCTGCATGTCTCTCTCTTTTGAGCCCGAACTTTTGATTGCGGATGAACCTACAAAAGGGCTGGACCCTGAGGCAAAGACAGGAGCTATCGAGCTTTTCACCAAAATAAAAAAAGAGTACGGGAAGACAATGCTCCTGATTACTCACGACCTTGACCTGGCTCTTGAAGTCTGCGATCGCATAGCCGTGATGTATGCAGGAGAGATTGTGGAGCTGGATAAGGCTTCAAAAGTCCTGAGCACACCCCTTCACCCGTATACAAAAGGGCTTGTCCGGGCTCAGCCAAGAAACGGGCTTGTCCCCATGAGCGGACAGAGCCCAAGCAGGATAAGTCTTCCAGACGGCTGTTTTTTTCATGAGAGGTGCAGGTACTCGGGTATTGAATGCTCCAGAAAACACCCTGAAATGAAAAACCATAAAGGAGGCGGAGTAAGGTGCCACTTCCAGTCCTTACAATAAACGGACTGGCAATGAGCTTCGGGGCTTCGGAGGTACTCAAAAACGTCAGTTTTTCAGTAGCGCCGGGGGAGACCATGGGGCTTTTCGGAAAAAGCGGGTCAGGAAAAACTACAATTGGAAGGTGCATCGTGTGGCTTGAAAAACCTACGGGAGGGGAAATCCTGGTTCATGGAATGGATATCCTGAGCATGAGAAAAAAGGAGTTTCGGAAACTGCGCCCGAAAATCCAGATGATTTTCCAGCACCCGGAAACCTCCCTTGATCCTCGCATGAAAGCTTTTGAGAACCTTATAGAGCCATTGAAACTTCATTCCGGGCTCAAAAAAGATGCCCTCCTTAAGCGAGGAGAAGAACTGGCAAAACTCACAGGATTGCGCCCGGAACACCTTGCCCGCTATCCGGGCCAGCTCAGCGGAGGGGAAATTCAGAGGATAGTGCTTGCCAGGATTATGGCTTTGTCCCCGGACTTTATCGTTGCTGACGAGCCTACTTCCATGCTTGATGTTTCAGTCCAGGCCCAGATCCTGCATCTTATGCAGAAACTCCAGAGGGAAACAGGGGTCTCCTACCTGCTGATTTCCCACGACCTTGAGGTGTTAAGGAAAATTTGCCACAGGATTGCCTATCTTGAAAACGGGACCATTACCTCAATTGAAAACATAAACAGAGGCATTAGAATATGACCATTCAGGAAAACCAGATCAAACAAAATATTGCTCGCGTATGGGACATCTCGTCCGAGACCTACGACAGCCATGAAGGACATGGGATCCAGAGTGAAACCGAAAAGGAAGCCTGGAAAAATGTTTTTAAAAGCCTGCTCCCTCCAGGCAGGCTGAAGGTACTTGACGTCGGCTGCGGGACCTGCGAAATCGGGTTGCTGTTTGCTGAAATGGGGCACCATGTTACAGGCCTTGACCTTTCGGAAAAGATGCTTGCAAAAGCCAGGGAAAAAGCTTCCAGAAGAGGATTTGACAGTACTTTCAAAAAAGGGGATGCCGAAGCTCCTCCTTTTGAGGCAGAGACATTCGACATCATTGTCAATCGCCACCTGCTCTGGACCCTTCCGCACCCCGACACCGCGGTCCGGAACTGGAAAAAGATGCTCAGGGAAGGAGGAAAGCTTATTGTTGTTGATGGAGTCTGGAATGATGGTTCACTGGAAACAAATGCAAGGAGGCTTGTAAGTGATTGTTGCACCTTACTTGTTGAGAGAAGGAACCCCAGAAAAGGACATTACTCCAGAGAGATAGACAGCGAACTTCCCAACCGGCACGGGGTCCCACCTGAAAAGATGCTTGAATATTTCAGGGCTGCCGGATTCAAAAGTATAAAGGATCTGGATCTGAAAGAAATCATGGAACTTCAGAAAAAGGAGATGCCTTTCCGGAAGCGGATAGCTTATAATTACAATTATCATTTGATCTGCGGAGAAAAATAAATCTGAAGGGGAGAGCTCCGTGAAAATAAAAAACGGAATTGAAGGTAAAGAAGTTCATATTTAAATAGGATTTACGCACCTGAATAGGGAATAAAGTAACATTAAATATCAAAGAATCCGAACTACAATATCTAATACAGATTTCATTTATGCAGATATCGTCTATGACAGATCTTCGTGCTTTATTTTGCTCCCCGGGCGCGTAAATCCTGTCATGAAATGAGCTCATTTTGTATTCAAGTTCTTCATTTTATTTCATTGCGGTTTTTCGGTATATTTTGCAGTCAATTTCAATCTTCAATGGTTATTTCTCCATTGATTATAATTTGTTTCCCATTTCCTGTGATTACTTTCCCATTTGTTGTGCTTGCTGAACCAACTATTATATTTATTTAGCCAGATATTGTAGTTATTTAACCAGATATCATAATCGTTTCCTTTTTTGTTCTTATCCCACTTCTTTTTCTCTTCCTCCCACTTCTTCCTTTCCTTATCCCAGGTATTCTTCTCATTGTCCCATGTCTTTTTCTCTGAATCCCATTTTTCCTTTTCCTGGTTCCATTTACCGGCATCATTTGACTCTGCACTTACTGACGCAGCTGTCACTGACATTACAAAAAAGATCAGTGTAAACATACACATGATCTTTTTTGTTTTGTCAAATGTTTGTTTCCCCATACCTTATACTCCCAATTTTTGTTCAGTTTAACACAATTTTATACACTTTAAAAGGTTTTCGTTTTGCATCTTTTACATCTATCCACACAGAACCCATGACATGAAGTTCATCAGAAAGTACAAACAAATCTTGTCATAAATACTAAGATTCAGATTGTTGTGGTTTCATGCTACTGTTCGTGCTGCTTTTTTTAGATCCCGAACATGAGTCCTGCTTTGTTCAAATGTCTTGCCGACTATCCGGCGACGTTGACATTCCTGAAATTATCCGGCTTAAATATAAGAATACTTATAGAAATAGAGGTTTTTAGTTGAATAGATTTATAAAATAAGCTTCATAATTAATTTAATTCGGATATGGTTCTAAATAACGGGATTAACCCTTATAGGGCCCCTTAAATGCCCCATATTTGGACAGGAAAAATGACAAAGGATTCAAAAAAGCAAATTTTGAGGTTCAGAATAAGAATTTAAATTCAGTATCAATTGCACATATGAAACAAAAAATCACGCACAACCAAGGTTATAACCTGGAATCTTAATTCAACAGGTGATTATTAATTCTGCTGGATTTTTATCCCCCATATATGAGACAGATTAAACAGAAAAGCCCAAAATAATACCAATGAAGCTTTTTGGGGAAATTTATCCCGGAAATGCTAGTGTTAAAGAGAATTAAATAGCTTGATCAGAAAAAGAATGTTCCTTAAAGAATAGATATTAAATTTAATCCAGAAATAGACCTGAAAAAGAAAGCATATACTTATATTCAGATTCAGATACGGCATCTCTGTCAGAAACAAACAGAATTTCCGACCAGAATAAAGCCGAAGCTTCCAATACTTTGAAATGGATGCTTTGAAAAGAAATGAACAAAAGAGTTTCTCCGATAGCAAAAATGACGCAGACGGCCTACATGTCAAGCAGCGAAATAAAAGGCGTTAAGTTTCAAATTCCTTGTCCTTGCCATCCATGCGGCAGGCCTGATACACGGCTTTATGAATACAGGAAATTCGTGGCTGTGCCCATTTCATGGCTTGCTGAGGTAGTTATTGCCCGGAAATTTCACCTGATAGTCATCGCTACTACTCTCAACTGCCCGTGACTATGATGACCTCCTCTGGGGAATATTTCATCGACTTCTCCCTTCTGAACCCCAATTTCAGACCTGATGAAGATGTGGTTTTCTGGATATTTGACAAACAGCAGGGATGGAGATTTTGAAGCCCGGTAAATAATCCTTAAAAAATAGAGAAGGACCGATTGTTAAAAACCAGATTGAGAAATTGAATAAATTCAATTAGGGATCGATATTATCCATCCGTAAGTTCTACAACAACTTTTTGTTCAGAAGGGGCAGAACTCTCCCTCTCTGTCAAGAATTTTCAGGGCAATCCCAGAGCCTTTTTGATTACAATCAGTTCTTCATCGTACTTTACAGTCAGTTCTCACGGCTATTTTTCCATTTGTTATAATTGGTTTCCCAGACCTTATATTTGCTCAACCACTTATTGTAGTTATATAGCCATTCATTATAACCATTGTCAAGGTTCGTATTTTTGCTCCAGTTT
The genomic region above belongs to Methanosarcina horonobensis HB-1 = JCM 15518 and contains:
- a CDS encoding class I SAM-dependent methyltransferase, whose product is MTIQENQIKQNIARVWDISSETYDSHEGHGIQSETEKEAWKNVFKSLLPPGRLKVLDVGCGTCEIGLLFAEMGHHVTGLDLSEKMLAKAREKASRRGFDSTFKKGDAEAPPFEAETFDIIVNRHLLWTLPHPDTAVRNWKKMLREGGKLIVVDGVWNDGSLETNARRLVSDCCTLLVERRNPRKGHYSREIDSELPNRHGVPPEKMLEYFRAAGFKSIKDLDLKEIMELQKKEMPFRKRIAYNYNYHLICGEK
- a CDS encoding ABC transporter ATP-binding protein produces the protein MPLPVLTINGLAMSFGASEVLKNVSFSVAPGETMGLFGKSGSGKTTIGRCIVWLEKPTGGEILVHGMDILSMRKKEFRKLRPKIQMIFQHPETSLDPRMKAFENLIEPLKLHSGLKKDALLKRGEELAKLTGLRPEHLARYPGQLSGGEIQRIVLARIMALSPDFIVADEPTSMLDVSVQAQILHLMQKLQRETGVSYLLISHDLEVLRKICHRIAYLENGTITSIENINRGIRI
- a CDS encoding ABC transporter substrate-binding protein, translated to MKNKSSPLLILLIILLTCAILVTSGCSSTKESEAKEAISGLEVTSGSEAASQPEGGSEADSEASTLVLGEMWEIDSVDTINGGAGTLICEKAAVTETLVGANEDFSLKPGLATSWEQLDENTWEFRLRDNVVFHDGSRMTAEEVKFTLEKVIEANSKVASMLKVDTIEAVDNYTLKIKTTEINPILPGILHYPDTAIISPSSFDAAGEFVKPVGTGPYKFESFDERTRVLTVVKNENWWGGEVGLDRMVLRGIPDPNTRAMAIENGEVDFTVDVPYSETDRIDAIDGINVEKYRTPRVYKLDINLKHEPLEDVRVRQAMSYAIDRYGIVEHVLYNVGEAAAGPFLPTMVWANQSLSPYTRDLEKADELLTAAGWVDTDGDGIRDRDGKTLKLNLMTYSARPGLPPMAEAMAAQLKEAGIDVETEVMEMGSIDDRREKGNWDLYLAAYNIAMVPDPEYILTNWYITDGPDNGPGYSNPEVDALIKEARQITDLGERYKKFNDVEAIVYEEQPMIIVAYYGCAIVKKDYVKGYVFDPTAHDYRINAEMYLEK
- a CDS encoding ABC transporter permease, with product MDNAFADRLRKKSFLLLDAYGSEFVKRVFQRKDMLFALAALLVFIGIALFAPLISPYDPNAIDLKNKNLSPSGEHLLGTDYLGRDLFSRILIGAWTSLSIASGVVLTSLFLGTAAGCAAGYYGGFADESISRIIDIFLSFPGIIFALTIMGVLGSGVFNLMLALSIVHWAKYARMMRGQVLSVKKQEFILSAITGGAGDFHIIRKHIVPNTIAPLLVLATIDFGHVILSIATLSFLGIGLPADVPEWGAMLSAGKEFMRTAPYQTVFPGLAITVIVVIFSILGDGMRDILDPNREGGEIYS
- a CDS encoding ABC transporter ATP-binding protein, which produces MSLLEIRDLSIEFPSGENTVKAVSDVSFDVREGEVFGIIGESGSGKSVIGLALLRLLPANATVSGTAFFQGQDLFSLKPSELRKIRGKRISLMPQNPAGALNPVLKNGLQMEEVFEGNGKEKKEGMKKALKLMKQLFLKDPERLCGLYPHQLSGGMRQRLIACMSLSFEPELLIADEPTKGLDPEAKTGAIELFTKIKKEYGKTMLLITHDLDLALEVCDRIAVMYAGEIVELDKASKVLSTPLHPYTKGLVRAQPRNGLVPMSGQSPSRISLPDGCFFHERCRYSGIECSRKHPEMKNHKGGGVRCHFQSLQ
- a CDS encoding ABC transporter permease translates to MKYFLKRAGFMILTLFAACALTFFLMNVIPGGTAELIIKHTFVGLEESVTEEQINQVSSRYNLDDPLYLQFFMWVKEAVLRGDIGTSYVFKKPVLYLLTLRLPATVQLAGASMGLSVVAGVSLGIYSALRENRISDHVLRVITLFGVSMPGFWVALLLILVFSLKLKLVPVSGYGNLENLFLPAAALSLHSAAAIMRVTRTSMLETLGQEYIRFAKAKGLPVWKIMSRHALKNAMLPVITVIGFQMGSLLGGAVVIEKIFAWPGIGSLLVDSISARDLPMVQGCVLAIVTMFLLVHFLVDMLYTHLDPRIRYG